CTACGTCTACTCCGGCGGCGACCTGGCGCTGATCAAGCTGAACACCAACGGCGGCAGCACGTACGCCCGCCTCGCCAGCAGCTCCGACGACGCGCAGGAAGGCGACAGCGCCACGGTCTACGGTTGGGGCGCGACGCAGAGCACCGACGAGGGCCACCACCAGTCGAGCGTGCTGAAGAGGGCCGCCGTCACCATCACGAACACCCAGGACAGCGACAACGCCGGCGGCCCCGCGATCACCGCGAGCACCCCGAACGGCGCGGTGGCGGGCGGCGACTCGGGCGGCCCGATGGTCGACGGCGGCGTCCAGGTCGGCGTCTGCTCGACCAGCGACCGCTCCAGCGTCACCACCTACGGCAGCGTCGCCGCCGGACGGGACTGGATCCAGCAGATCTCCGGCGTCTGATCCTCGCGGCACCGCGCCGGGGCCCCGCCGGCGCGGCGCCGCGTCCCCTCAGCTCAGCTTCTCCAACGCCTTCTCCGCCGACGCGGCGTCCTTCGCCATCCCGCGCCACGGGTCTTCCTTGCGCGCCAACCGCCGGCGAAGCTTGTCCGGGCCCCAGCCGTTCGGCGAGGCCTTGCCGAGTTCCGCCCAGTCCAGCGGGGTCGCCGAGGCCGCGCCGGGGCGGGCGCGCAGCGAATACGGGGCGACGAACGTCTGCGCGTACCCGTTGCGGTTCGCGTCGACGAACACCCGGTCGCCGCGGTTGTCCTTGCGCTGGGCGGTGGTCAGGCGGTCCGGGTCGGCGGACGCGACGCGGTCCGCCAGGGCGCGCGAGAGTTCCAGGACCACGTCCGTGGTCGCGGTGGCGTCGAGGGGCGCCACCACGTGGAAGCCGCGGCCGCCGGTCGCCTGCAGGTACGCGGTGAGCCCGGCGTCGGCGTAGTGGTCGCGAATGCGGCGGGCCGCGGCGCGCAGGTCGGCGACGTCGGTGCCGTCCGGCGGGTCCAGGTCGAGCACCAGCAGGTCCGGCTTGTCCGGCGCGTCCGCAGTGGACAGCCAGACGTGGAACTCCA
The nucleotide sequence above comes from Amycolatopsis sp. AA4. Encoded proteins:
- the ligD gene encoding non-homologous end-joining DNA ligase, with protein sequence MKISHPDKVFYPEDGPTKGDVVEHYRAVAPAMLPHLRGRPLTLRRYPDGIEAEGWFQKHPGEHFPSWLRTEAVPRRGGGTDEYVVCDDEDSLLYLANQGTVEFHVWLSTADAPDKPDLLVLDLDPPDGTDVADLRAAARRIRDHYADAGLTAYLQATGGRGFHVVAPLDATATTDVVLELSRALADRVASADPDRLTTAQRKDNRGDRVFVDANRNGYAQTFVAPYSLRARPGAASATPLDWAELGKASPNGWGPDKLRRRLARKEDPWRGMAKDAASAEKALEKLS
- a CDS encoding trypsin-like serine protease; this encodes MRALTRALAVLTGSCAALGALAVTPASASPAAPDAQPSIIGGSTAQNPGYLTRFNGHANGYTFFCTSTLIGSRWVLTAKHCMYDNNGQRLTDIDLYIGSNSASGGVHAKAASTYVYSGGDLALIKLNTNGGSTYARLASSSDDAQEGDSATVYGWGATQSTDEGHHQSSVLKRAAVTITNTQDSDNAGGPAITASTPNGAVAGGDSGGPMVDGGVQVGVCSTSDRSSVTTYGSVAAGRDWIQQISGV